In one window of Polaromonas naphthalenivorans CJ2 DNA:
- a CDS encoding nitrate reductase subunit alpha, with product MSHFLDRLSHFSNPREAFSGDHGVTTAEDRTWEDAYRNRWAHDKIVRSTHGVNCTGSCSWKIYVKGGIVTWETQQTDYPRTRWDMPNHEPRGCARGASYSWYLYSANRVKYPMIRARLLKHWREARLTLPPVEAWAAVVQNDAKRRDYQSVRGLGGFVRSTWEEVNELIAASNVYTIKQHGADRIIGFSPIPAMSMVSYAAGSRYLSLIGGVCMSFYDWYCDLPPSSPQVWGEQTDVPESADWYNSSFIIAWGSNVPQTRTPDAHFFTEVRYKGCKTVAITPDYSEVAKLSDLWMHPKQGTDAAVAMAMGHVILKDFYFGGNGQPRSAYFDDYARRYTDLPMLVMLKEHTLENGSTVLVPDRYVRASDFNGNLGQANNPDWKTVAFDASGKVVLPNGAIGFRWGPDGRADEGQWNLEAKEARHGQDVSLKLSVMEGEQASHDSAQVGFPYFGGIHHAHFPNNAQVKAPGDVLVRTVPVQRISLGKAGEERSALVATVFDLQAAQYGIARGLPGELAASDFNDNTPYTPAWQEQITGVPRDQIITVARQFAENADKTQGRSMVIIGAGMNHWYHSDMNYRSVINMLMMCGCIGKSGGGWAHYVGQEKLRPQTGWTPLAFALDWIRPPRQMNSTSFFYAHTNQWRYEKLGVDEVLSPLADKKMYGGSMIDYNVRAERMGWLPSAPQLQTNPMQVVKDAQAAGLDAKDYAVKALKDGSLKMSCEDPDHPANWPRNMFVWRSNIIGSSGKGHEYFLKHLLGTSNGVQGKDLGAEDGKPEEVVWHDKAPEGKLDLLVTLDFRMSTTCLYSDIVLPTATWYEKNDLNTSDMHPFIHPLSTAVDPVWQSKSDWEIYKGFAKKFSELCDGHLGVEKEMVLTPVMHDTPGELAQPFEVKDWKRGECELIPGKTAPQMQVVERDYPNVYKRFTAVGPLLNKIGNGGKGISWNTQIEVTQLGQLNGLVTEPGVTQGMPRINSDIDACEMVLQLAPETNGHVAVKAWEALGKQTGRDHTHLAMHREDEKIRFRDIQAQPRKIISSPTWSGIESETVSYNAGYTNVHEYIPWRTLTGRQQFYQDHPWMLAFGEGFASYRPPVNLKATAGVHGIRSNGNAEILLNFITPHQKWGIHSTYTDNLIMLTLSRGGPIIWLSEDDAKLIGVQDNDWIEAYNVNGAIAARAVVSQRVKPGMVLMYHAQEKIVNTPGSEITGQRGGIHNSVTRIVLKPTHMIGGYAQLSYGFNYYGTIGTNRDEFVVVRKMDKIDWLDTPTDDEYVAAVRKMGETV from the coding sequence ATGAGTCACTTTTTGGACCGATTAAGCCACTTTTCCAATCCACGGGAAGCGTTCTCGGGCGACCACGGCGTCACCACGGCCGAAGACCGCACCTGGGAAGACGCCTACCGCAACCGCTGGGCGCACGACAAGATCGTGCGCAGCACCCACGGCGTGAACTGCACCGGTTCATGCTCGTGGAAGATTTATGTCAAGGGCGGCATCGTCACCTGGGAAACCCAGCAGACCGACTACCCGCGCACGCGCTGGGACATGCCCAACCACGAGCCGCGCGGCTGCGCACGCGGCGCGAGCTACAGCTGGTATTTGTACAGCGCCAACCGCGTCAAGTACCCGATGATCCGCGCTAGATTGCTCAAGCACTGGCGCGAAGCGCGCCTGACGCTGCCGCCCGTCGAAGCCTGGGCCGCCGTGGTGCAGAACGACGCCAAGCGCCGCGACTACCAGAGCGTTCGCGGCCTGGGCGGCTTCGTGCGCTCGACGTGGGAAGAGGTCAACGAGCTGATCGCCGCGTCCAACGTCTATACGATCAAGCAGCACGGCGCCGACCGCATCATCGGCTTCTCGCCGATTCCAGCGATGTCGATGGTCAGCTATGCCGCCGGTTCGCGCTACCTTTCCTTGATTGGCGGCGTGTGCATGAGCTTTTACGACTGGTACTGCGACTTGCCCCCGAGCAGCCCGCAAGTCTGGGGCGAACAGACCGACGTTCCCGAATCGGCCGACTGGTACAACTCCAGCTTCATCATCGCCTGGGGCTCGAACGTGCCGCAGACGCGCACACCCGACGCCCACTTCTTCACCGAAGTGCGCTACAAGGGCTGCAAGACCGTCGCCATCACGCCCGACTATTCGGAAGTCGCCAAGCTGTCGGATTTGTGGATGCACCCCAAGCAGGGCACCGACGCCGCCGTCGCCATGGCGATGGGCCATGTGATTTTGAAAGACTTCTATTTCGGCGGCAACGGCCAGCCGCGCTCGGCCTATTTCGACGACTATGCGCGCCGCTACACCGATTTGCCGATGCTGGTCATGCTGAAAGAGCACACGCTGGAAAACGGTAGTACCGTGCTGGTGCCTGACCGCTATGTGCGCGCCTCCGACTTCAACGGCAACCTCGGCCAGGCCAACAACCCCGACTGGAAAACCGTCGCCTTCGATGCCAGCGGCAAAGTCGTGCTGCCCAATGGCGCCATCGGCTTTCGCTGGGGACCGGACGGCCGGGCCGATGAAGGCCAGTGGAACCTGGAAGCCAAGGAAGCGCGCCACGGTCAGGACGTCAGCCTCAAGCTGTCGGTGATGGAGGGCGAGCAAGCCAGCCATGACAGCGCGCAGGTGGGTTTCCCGTATTTCGGCGGCATCCACCACGCGCATTTCCCGAACAACGCGCAGGTCAAGGCGCCGGGCGACGTGCTGGTGCGCACGGTGCCGGTGCAGCGCATTTCACTCGGCAAGGCGGGCGAGGAGCGCTCGGCGCTGGTCGCCACGGTGTTCGATTTGCAGGCGGCGCAGTACGGCATTGCGCGCGGCCTGCCCGGCGAACTCGCCGCCAGCGATTTCAACGACAACACCCCCTACACCCCGGCCTGGCAGGAGCAGATCACCGGCGTGCCGCGCGACCAGATCATCACCGTGGCGCGCCAGTTTGCCGAAAACGCCGACAAGACGCAGGGCCGCTCGATGGTCATCATCGGCGCGGGCATGAACCACTGGTACCACAGCGACATGAACTACCGCAGCGTCATCAACATGCTGATGATGTGCGGCTGCATCGGCAAGAGCGGCGGCGGCTGGGCGCATTACGTGGGCCAGGAAAAGCTGCGCCCGCAGACCGGCTGGACGCCGCTGGCCTTCGCGCTCGACTGGATCCGCCCGCCCAGGCAGATGAATTCGACCAGCTTTTTCTACGCCCACACCAACCAGTGGCGCTATGAAAAGCTGGGCGTCGATGAAGTGCTGTCGCCGCTGGCCGACAAGAAGATGTATGGCGGCAGCATGATCGACTACAACGTGCGCGCCGAGCGCATGGGCTGGCTGCCATCCGCGCCGCAACTGCAGACCAACCCGATGCAGGTCGTGAAGGATGCGCAGGCCGCCGGGCTCGATGCCAAGGACTACGCCGTCAAGGCGCTGAAGGACGGCTCGCTCAAGATGAGCTGCGAAGACCCGGACCATCCGGCCAACTGGCCGCGCAACATGTTCGTCTGGCGCTCCAACATCATCGGCTCGTCGGGCAAGGGCCACGAGTATTTCCTCAAGCACCTGCTGGGCACCAGCAACGGCGTGCAGGGCAAGGATCTGGGCGCCGAAGACGGTAAGCCCGAGGAAGTCGTCTGGCACGACAAGGCGCCCGAAGGCAAGCTGGACCTGCTGGTCACGCTCGATTTCCGCATGAGCACGACCTGCCTGTATTCCGACATCGTGCTGCCGACCGCCACCTGGTACGAAAAGAACGACCTGAACACCAGCGACATGCACCCCTTCATCCATCCGCTCTCAACGGCGGTGGACCCGGTCTGGCAGTCGAAAAGCGACTGGGAAATCTACAAAGGGTTTGCCAAGAAATTCAGCGAACTGTGCGACGGCCACCTGGGCGTCGAAAAGGAAATGGTGCTGACCCCGGTGATGCACGACACGCCGGGCGAGCTGGCCCAGCCGTTCGAGGTCAAGGACTGGAAGCGCGGCGAGTGCGAGCTGATTCCGGGCAAGACGGCGCCGCAGATGCAGGTCGTCGAGCGCGACTACCCGAACGTGTACAAGCGCTTCACGGCCGTCGGCCCGCTGCTCAACAAGATCGGCAATGGTGGCAAGGGCATTTCGTGGAACACGCAAATCGAAGTCACGCAGCTCGGCCAGCTGAACGGCCTGGTGACCGAGCCCGGCGTGACGCAAGGAATGCCGCGCATCAACAGCGACATCGACGCCTGCGAAATGGTGCTGCAGCTCGCGCCGGAAACCAACGGCCATGTCGCCGTGAAGGCGTGGGAAGCATTGGGCAAGCAGACCGGCCGCGACCACACGCATCTGGCGATGCACCGCGAAGACGAGAAAATCCGTTTCCGCGACATCCAGGCGCAGCCGCGCAAGATCATCAGCTCGCCGACCTGGAGCGGGATCGAGTCCGAAACCGTGTCGTACAACGCCGGCTACACCAACGTGCATGAATACATCCCGTGGCGCACGCTGACCGGCCGCCAGCAGTTCTACCAGGACCACCCGTGGATGCTGGCCTTCGGCGAAGGCTTTGCCAGCTACCGTCCGCCGGTGAATTTGAAGGCGACGGCGGGCGTGCACGGCATCCGTTCCAACGGCAACGCCGAAATCCTGCTGAACTTCATCACGCCGCACCAGAAATGGGGCATTCACTCGACTTACACCGACAACCTGATCATGCTCACCCTGAGCCGGGGCGGCCCGATCATCTGGCTCAGCGAGGACGACGCCAAGCTGATCGGCGTGCAGGACAACGACTGGATCGAAGCCTACAACGTCAACGGCGCGATTGCGGCGCGGGCGGTGGTCAGCCAGCGCGTCAAGCCCGGCATGGTGCTGATGTACCACGCGCAGGAAAAGATCGTCAACACGCCCGGCTCGGAAATCACCGGCCAGCGCGGCGGCATCCACAACTCGGTGACGCGCATTGTGCTGAAACCCACGCACATGATCGGCGGCTACGCGCAGCTGAGCTACGGCTTCAACTACTACGGAACCATTGGCACGAACCGCGACGAATTCGTCGTGGTGCGCAAGATGGACAAGATCGACTGGCTCGACACGCCCACCGATGACGAATACGTCGCGGCCGTGCGCAAAATGGGAGAAACGGTATGA
- a CDS encoding MFS transporter encodes MKPASAAGTAVLPSGSDSGADIADWRPEDEKFWESTGKRIAYRNLWISIPALLCGFAVWGMWGIITVQMLNLGFPFTQAELFTLTAIAGISGATMRIPASFLIRLAGGRNTIFLTTAMLLAPAIGTGMALQHPEWPLWVFQLMALWSGVGGGNFASSMSNISTFFPKRLQGTALGLNAGLGNFGVTTMQIVIPLVMTVGLFGAFGGESRALVKDSGWIFGKIVAGTPTWIQNAGFAWVLSLVPLSVLCWFGMSNLKTVSPDTGGTLAAFAKVTYLYTLAFLPSIFMLYLYLPAPTGLGLLNMWVAIPLDIVCALLVMRLAAFGTMKENVAKQFAIFRNKHTWSMTVLYIVTFGSFIGFSMALPLAITVIFGFQHIPDAAGVMQHALKNPNAPSALTYAWIGPFVGAAARPIGGWISDKVGGSIVTQWISAAMVAASAAVGYVMLQAYQSATPEHYFMPFMLLFVALFLASGIGNGSTFRSIGFIFDRQQAGPVLGWTSAVAAYGAFIAPVVIGAQIKAGTPQNAMYGFAIFYALCLVLNWWFYLRAGAEIKNP; translated from the coding sequence ATGAAACCTGCTTCCGCCGCAGGCACTGCCGTCCTGCCGTCCGGCAGCGACTCCGGCGCCGACATTGCCGACTGGCGCCCCGAAGACGAGAAATTCTGGGAAAGCACCGGCAAGCGCATCGCCTACCGCAACCTGTGGATATCGATTCCGGCGCTGCTGTGCGGCTTCGCCGTCTGGGGCATGTGGGGCATCATCACCGTGCAGATGCTGAACCTGGGCTTTCCGTTCACCCAGGCCGAGCTGTTCACGCTGACCGCCATCGCCGGCATCTCCGGCGCCACCATGCGCATTCCGGCCTCGTTCCTGATCCGTCTGGCGGGCGGGCGCAACACCATCTTCCTGACCACCGCGATGCTGCTTGCGCCTGCGATTGGCACCGGCATGGCCTTGCAGCACCCCGAATGGCCGCTGTGGGTGTTCCAGCTGATGGCTTTGTGGTCGGGCGTGGGCGGCGGCAACTTCGCCAGCTCCATGTCCAACATCAGCACCTTCTTCCCCAAGCGCCTGCAGGGCACGGCGCTGGGCCTCAATGCCGGACTGGGCAACTTCGGCGTGACCACGATGCAGATCGTCATTCCGCTGGTGATGACCGTCGGCCTCTTCGGCGCCTTCGGCGGCGAATCCAGGGCGCTGGTGAAAGACAGCGGCTGGATTTTCGGCAAGATCGTCGCAGGCACACCGACCTGGATTCAAAACGCCGGGTTTGCCTGGGTGTTGTCGCTGGTGCCGCTGAGCGTGCTGTGCTGGTTCGGCATGAGCAACCTCAAGACCGTGTCGCCCGACACGGGCGGCACTCTTGCCGCGTTCGCCAAGGTGACTTACCTGTACACGCTGGCGTTCCTGCCCTCGATTTTCATGCTGTACCTGTACTTGCCCGCGCCGACTGGCCTGGGCCTGCTCAACATGTGGGTCGCCATTCCGCTGGACATCGTTTGCGCCTTGTTGGTGATGCGGCTGGCGGCATTCGGCACGATGAAGGAGAACGTGGCCAAGCAGTTCGCTATTTTTCGCAACAAACACACATGGTCGATGACGGTGCTGTACATCGTGACCTTCGGCTCTTTCATCGGCTTTTCGATGGCCTTGCCCCTGGCGATCACGGTGATCTTTGGTTTTCAGCATATCCCTGACGCGGCGGGCGTCATGCAGCACGCGCTGAAGAACCCGAATGCGCCGTCGGCCCTGACGTATGCCTGGATCGGCCCCTTCGTGGGTGCTGCGGCACGCCCCATCGGTGGCTGGATTTCGGACAAGGTGGGTGGCTCCATCGTGACGCAGTGGATTTCGGCCGCGATGGTCGCTGCCTCTGCCGCCGTGGGCTACGTCATGCTGCAGGCCTACCAGTCCGCCACGCCCGAACACTACTTCATGCCGTTCATGCTGTTGTTCGTCGCCCTGTTCCTGGCCAGCGGCATCGGCAACGGCTCGACCTTTCGCAGCATTGGTTTTATCTTTGACCGCCAGCAGGCCGGTCCCGTATTGGGCTGGACTTCTGCTGTGGCCGCCTACGGCGCCTTCATCGCCCCGGTGGTCATCGGCGCGCAGATCAAGGCCGGCACGCCCCAGAACGCCATGTATGGCTTTGCGATTTTCTATGCCCTGTGCCTGGTGCTGAACTGGTGGTTCTACCTGCGCGCGGGCGCCGAGATCAAGAACCCCTGA
- a CDS encoding MFS transporter, producing MASELNNSRKAWSVLIVSTLAFTVCFMVWMMFGVIGIPIKKMLGLNATQFGLLTATPVLTGSLIRVPLGIWTDKYGGRIVMAVLMAITVPAIWMMSYATQYWHFITIGLFVGLAGGSFSVGTPYVARWFPKNRQGTAMGVYGAGNSGAAVNKFVAPVLLVAFGWAMVPQVYAAIMLGTLVLFWMFSHSDPKHLVPSNVSFRDQLKALKDPKVLKYCQYYSIVFGGYVALSLWMVQYYVGEYGLDIRTAALLAACFSLPGGVLRAVGGVLSDKYGAHSVTWWVMWVSWICLFLLSYPQMDFTLLTVNGPSTFHLGLNIYAFTGLMAVLGVAFAFGKASVFKYISDDYSHNIGAISGIVGLAGGLGGFVLPILFGALMDLTGIRSSAFMLMYGVVWVSLIWMYWTEVRRTEVMGRHAAV from the coding sequence ATGGCGTCCGAGCTGAACAATTCAAGAAAAGCGTGGTCGGTGCTGATCGTCAGCACGCTGGCCTTCACCGTCTGCTTCATGGTGTGGATGATGTTTGGCGTCATCGGCATCCCGATCAAGAAAATGCTGGGCCTCAACGCCACCCAGTTTGGCCTGCTGACCGCCACGCCGGTGCTGACGGGCTCCTTGATCCGCGTGCCGCTGGGCATCTGGACCGACAAGTACGGCGGGCGCATCGTCATGGCCGTGCTGATGGCCATCACCGTGCCAGCGATCTGGATGATGAGCTACGCCACCCAGTACTGGCATTTCATCACCATCGGCCTGTTCGTCGGCCTGGCCGGCGGCTCGTTCTCGGTCGGCACGCCGTATGTGGCGCGTTGGTTTCCCAAGAACCGCCAGGGCACGGCGATGGGCGTTTATGGCGCGGGCAACTCGGGCGCGGCGGTCAACAAGTTCGTCGCGCCGGTGCTGCTGGTGGCTTTCGGCTGGGCGATGGTGCCGCAGGTGTATGCGGCCATCATGCTCGGCACCCTGGTGCTGTTCTGGATGTTCAGCCACAGCGACCCGAAGCACCTGGTGCCCAGCAATGTCAGTTTCAGGGACCAGCTCAAGGCGCTGAAAGACCCCAAGGTTCTTAAATATTGCCAGTACTACAGCATCGTGTTCGGCGGCTATGTCGCGCTGTCGCTGTGGATGGTGCAGTACTACGTCGGCGAATACGGCCTGGACATCCGCACCGCCGCGCTGCTGGCGGCCTGCTTTTCATTGCCCGGCGGCGTGCTGCGCGCGGTCGGCGGTGTGCTGTCGGACAAGTACGGCGCGCACAGCGTGACCTGGTGGGTGATGTGGGTGAGCTGGATTTGCCTGTTTTTGCTGTCCTATCCACAGATGGACTTCACGCTGCTGACCGTCAACGGCCCCTCGACCTTTCACCTCGGCCTGAACATCTACGCCTTCACCGGACTGATGGCCGTGCTGGGCGTGGCCTTCGCCTTTGGCAAGGCCAGCGTCTTCAAGTACATCAGCGACGACTACTCGCACAACATCGGCGCCATCAGCGGCATCGTCGGCCTGGCCGGCGGGCTGGGCGGCTTCGTGCTGCCCATCCTGTTCGGCGCGCTGATGGACCTGACCGGCATCCGCTCCAGCGCTTTCATGCTGATGTATGGCGTGGTCTGGGTATCGCTGATCTGGATGTACTGGACCGAAGTGCGCCGCACCGAAGTCATGGGCCGCCACGCGGCCGTCTGA
- a CDS encoding response regulator yields MNLIRLLVVDDHNLFRRGLIALLSQDERFKVVGEAGDIGEALRCVERSRPDLVLLDNHLPGVLGVDGIATLKAAAPGIRILMLTMSENENDLVAALQAGADGYLLKTVELDHLSEYIIQVLAGESVVSPEMTTKLVTAFRGKPAPAALPAPAIPGAAPEAAAPLEGPGAGLLSARERDVLGLIALGDSNKLIARKLDIAETTVKIHVQHILRKLQLTSRVQAAVYAANRELG; encoded by the coding sequence ATGAACCTTATTCGTTTGCTGGTGGTCGATGACCACAACCTGTTTCGCCGTGGCCTGATTGCCCTGCTGTCGCAGGACGAGCGTTTCAAGGTCGTCGGCGAGGCCGGCGACATCGGCGAGGCGCTGCGCTGCGTCGAGCGCAGCCGGCCCGACCTGGTGCTGCTGGACAACCACCTGCCGGGCGTGCTGGGCGTGGACGGCATCGCCACGCTGAAGGCCGCCGCGCCCGGCATCCGCATCCTGATGCTGACCATGAGCGAGAACGAAAACGACCTGGTGGCGGCGCTGCAGGCCGGCGCCGACGGCTACCTGCTCAAGACCGTGGAACTCGACCATCTGTCGGAGTACATCATCCAGGTGCTGGCCGGCGAGTCGGTGGTCAGCCCGGAAATGACGACCAAGCTGGTCACGGCCTTTCGCGGCAAGCCGGCCCCGGCGGCGCTGCCAGCGCCGGCTATTCCCGGCGCAGCGCCTGAAGCCGCCGCTCCGCTTGAGGGGCCGGGCGCCGGCCTGCTGTCCGCCCGTGAGCGCGACGTGCTGGGGCTGATTGCGCTGGGCGACAGCAACAAGCTGATCGCGCGCAAGCTCGACATCGCCGAAACCACGGTGAAGATTCATGTCCAGCACATCCTGCGCAAGCTGCAGCTGACTTCCCGCGTGCAGGCCGCCGTGTATGCCGCCAATCGCGAACTGGGCTGA
- a CDS encoding type IV pili methyl-accepting chemotaxis transducer N-terminal domain-containing protein: protein MQHTASLSKKLLRIGASLLLLALASIGLTLWVTWQLEGGAAAVNEAGRMRMQTWRLTSAVHAGTPQPELQRLIGNFEDSLSVLRSGDASRPLFVPWDEQVRQRFSVVESLWKVQRQQWLTGPALTVESSLRTAGDFVEAIDRFVLAIERHLSRLTAILNLFQFAMMALAIGGAVIMLYTGYLYVISPLSRLRQGLGKVEAGEFTTRIDVDTEDEFGQVAAGFNRMAATLESMYKGLESQVEAKTRHIEAQRVRLEALYEVSAFLAQASSIEELARGFAQRVRTLMKADAGAVRWSDDASQRYLMLASDCFPQDMLEEERTLLAGACACGNLQPESRTRVIPILSHDEIPVRRCAKVGYESVVSVPIRLQQRLLGEFNLFFRSAVTLSADETELLDALASHLASALESLRAAALAREAAVAEERTLIARELHDSIAQSLIFLKIQVQLLRSASHKGQAAQMKQALDELDTGLRESIADVRELLVHFRTRTNTDDIAQALQETLQKFQHQTGLPAHLTVQGDGLPLPPDVQVQVLHVLQEALSNVRKHAGATQVDVEVIKGENWRFLVRDNGVGFDASQSHSQSHVGMKIMRERAGGIGARVEIVSGPGQGTTVTLTLPAHPVSRGRSTAITGLELESLG from the coding sequence ATGCAGCACACCGCGTCCCTGTCCAAAAAGCTTTTGCGCATAGGCGCCAGCCTGCTGCTGCTTGCGCTGGCCTCCATCGGGCTGACCTTGTGGGTGACCTGGCAGCTTGAAGGCGGCGCGGCCGCTGTCAATGAAGCCGGGCGCATGCGCATGCAGACCTGGCGGCTGACCAGCGCCGTGCATGCCGGTACGCCACAACCGGAGCTGCAACGCCTGATCGGTAATTTTGAAGACAGCCTGTCGGTGTTGCGTAGCGGCGATGCCTCCCGGCCCCTGTTCGTGCCGTGGGATGAGCAGGTGCGCCAGCGGTTTTCCGTGGTCGAGTCATTGTGGAAGGTGCAGCGCCAGCAGTGGCTGACCGGGCCGGCATTGACCGTGGAAAGCTCGCTGCGGACGGCCGGCGATTTTGTCGAGGCCATCGACCGGTTTGTGCTGGCTATCGAGCGGCATCTGTCGCGGCTGACCGCCATCCTGAACCTGTTCCAGTTCGCCATGATGGCGCTGGCCATCGGCGGGGCGGTGATCATGCTCTACACCGGCTACCTGTACGTGATCAGTCCCCTGAGCCGGCTGCGGCAGGGGCTGGGCAAGGTGGAAGCCGGGGAATTCACGACGCGCATCGATGTCGATACCGAGGACGAGTTCGGCCAGGTGGCGGCCGGCTTCAACCGCATGGCCGCAACCCTGGAGTCGATGTACAAGGGGCTCGAATCCCAGGTCGAGGCCAAGACCCGGCACATCGAGGCGCAGCGCGTGCGGCTCGAAGCGCTGTATGAAGTCAGCGCCTTCCTGGCCCAGGCCAGCAGCATCGAGGAGCTGGCGCGCGGCTTTGCCCAGCGCGTGCGCACCCTGATGAAGGCCGACGCCGGCGCGGTGCGCTGGTCGGACGATGCCAGCCAGCGCTACCTGATGCTGGCATCCGACTGCTTTCCGCAGGACATGCTCGAAGAAGAGCGCACCTTGCTGGCCGGCGCCTGCGCCTGCGGCAACCTGCAGCCCGAATCGCGCACGCGCGTGATTCCGATCCTGAGCCATGACGAAATCCCGGTGCGCCGCTGCGCCAAGGTGGGTTACGAAAGCGTCGTCAGCGTGCCGATCCGGCTGCAGCAGCGCCTGCTGGGCGAATTCAACCTGTTCTTCCGCAGCGCCGTCACGCTCAGCGCCGACGAAACCGAGCTGCTCGACGCGCTGGCCAGCCACCTGGCGAGCGCGCTGGAAAGCCTGCGCGCCGCCGCGCTGGCCCGCGAAGCCGCCGTCGCCGAGGAGCGCACCCTGATTGCGCGCGAGTTGCACGACTCGATTGCGCAGTCGCTGATTTTCCTGAAGATCCAGGTGCAATTGCTGCGCAGCGCCTCGCACAAGGGCCAGGCGGCGCAGATGAAGCAGGCGCTCGACGAGCTGGACACCGGGCTGCGCGAAAGCATTGCCGATGTGCGCGAGCTGCTGGTGCATTTCCGCACCCGCACCAACACCGACGACATCGCGCAGGCGCTGCAGGAAACGCTGCAGAAATTCCAGCACCAGACCGGCTTGCCGGCGCACCTGACGGTTCAGGGCGACGGCCTGCCGCTGCCGCCCGATGTGCAGGTGCAGGTGCTGCATGTGCTGCAGGAAGCGCTGTCGAATGTGCGCAAGCATGCAGGGGCCACCCAGGTGGATGTCGAGGTGATCAAGGGCGAGAACTGGCGGTTTTTGGTGCGCGACAATGGCGTCGGCTTTGACGCCAGCCAGAGCCATAGCCAGTCGCATGTCGGCATGAAGATCATGCGCGAGCGTGCCGGCGGCATCGGCGCCCGGGTCGAGATCGTCTCCGGGCCGGGGCAGGGAACCACCGTCACGCTGACGCTGCCCGCGCACCCGGTGTCCAGGGGCCGCAGCACGGCCATCACCGGGCTGGAACTGGAGTCCCTGGGCTGA
- a CDS encoding universal stress protein, whose protein sequence is MIGDVVTEITRCADSIQAGLVVVGHKHRSGWAARWWSGSVSRALIKHAPCRWG, encoded by the coding sequence GTGATCGGCGACGTGGTGACTGAAATCACGCGCTGCGCCGACAGCATCCAGGCCGGCCTTGTCGTGGTGGGCCACAAGCACCGCAGCGGATGGGCCGCGCGCTGGTGGAGCGGCTCGGTATCCAGGGCCTTGATCAAGCACGCGCCCTGCCGGTGGGGCTGA
- a CDS encoding phage integrase N-terminal SAM-like domain-containing protein — translation MKPRNPPLHTIRLLDQVRERIRYLHYSLSTEKVYLYWVRFFVRWHGRHGTMTHPREMGASQVEAFLT, via the coding sequence ATGAAACCCCGCAACCCGCCTTTGCACACCATCCGTTTGCTTGACCAGGTGCGGGAGCGGATTCGCTACTTGCACTATAGCTTGAGCACCGAGAAGGTTTACCTTTACTGGGTGCGGTTTTTCGTTCGCTGGCATGGCCGCCACGGCACCATGACGCATCCCCGCGAGATGGGCGCGTCGCAGGTCGAGGCTTTTCTGACATGA
- the holA gene encoding DNA polymerase III subunit delta — MQMAPAQLTEHLKRGLKSLYTLHGDEPLLVQEFADALRAAARQRGYTERTVHTVAGAHFDWSEVLASGGSLSLFADKQIVEVRIPSGKPGKDGSVALQQLAERAQGDDSTLTLVMLPRLDGATTKGAWFGALESFGVTVKFEPIDRRTLPQWIAQRLQLQGQRVANGEEGQRTLQFFADRVEGNLLAAHQEIQKLALLYPVTGDGILSFDQVENAVLNVARYDVFKLSEAVLGGHAIRAARMIDGLQSEGESEVLVHWALAEDIRSMKRVRDAIQAGRPMPMALRENRVWGAKEKLYERVLPGMSDAALAKLLDAAQKVDGIVKGLKQPDWPTSGWQSLHRLAGMVCEQCAAPSRASAGRAGPGGRG, encoded by the coding sequence ATGCAAATGGCTCCTGCCCAACTGACCGAACACCTCAAGCGGGGCCTGAAAAGCCTCTACACCCTGCATGGCGACGAACCCCTGCTGGTGCAGGAATTCGCCGATGCCCTGCGCGCGGCGGCACGGCAGCGTGGCTACACCGAACGCACGGTCCACACCGTGGCCGGCGCGCATTTCGACTGGAGCGAGGTGCTGGCCAGCGGCGGCTCGCTGAGCCTGTTTGCCGACAAGCAGATCGTTGAGGTCCGCATTCCCAGCGGCAAGCCGGGCAAGGACGGCTCGGTGGCGCTGCAGCAACTGGCCGAACGCGCCCAGGGCGACGATTCCACGCTGACGCTGGTCATGCTGCCCCGGCTGGACGGCGCCACCACCAAGGGCGCCTGGTTTGGCGCGCTCGAGAGTTTCGGCGTGACCGTCAAGTTCGAGCCGATTGACCGGCGCACGCTGCCGCAATGGATCGCGCAGCGCCTGCAACTGCAGGGCCAGCGCGTGGCCAACGGCGAGGAAGGCCAGCGCACGCTGCAGTTTTTTGCCGACCGGGTCGAGGGCAACCTGCTGGCCGCGCACCAGGAAATCCAGAAACTGGCGCTGCTCTACCCGGTCACGGGCGACGGCATCCTGAGTTTTGACCAGGTTGAAAACGCCGTGCTCAACGTGGCGCGCTACGACGTGTTCAAGCTGTCTGAAGCCGTGCTTGGCGGCCATGCGATTCGCGCCGCGCGCATGATCGACGGCCTGCAGTCCGAAGGCGAGTCCGAAGTGCTGGTGCACTGGGCGCTGGCCGAAGACATCCGCAGCATGAAACGGGTCAGGGACGCGATTCAGGCCGGCCGGCCCATGCCAATGGCGCTGCGCGAAAACCGCGTCTGGGGCGCAAAGGAAAAACTCTATGAACGCGTGCTTCCCGGCATGAGCGATGCCGCATTGGCGAAACTGCTCGATGCCGCGCAAAAGGTCGATGGCATCGTCAAGGGGCTGAAGCAGCCCGACTGGCCGACGAGCGGCTGGCAGTCGCTGCACCGGCTGGCCGGCATGGTCTGCGAACAGTGCGCGGCGCCGTCGCGGGCTTCGGCTGGCCGCGCCGGGCCGGGCGGCAGAGGCTAG